A window of Tripterygium wilfordii isolate XIE 37 chromosome 7, ASM1340144v1, whole genome shotgun sequence contains these coding sequences:
- the LOC120001906 gene encoding chromatin remodeling protein SHL-like isoform X2 translates to MAKPKAPRRTLDSYTVKHINKAIKAGDCVLMRPSDPGKPSYVARVDRIESDGRGANVKVHVRWYYRPEESIGGRRQFHGSKEVFLSDHQDVQSADTIEAKCTVHSFKSYTKLDEVGNEDFFCRFEYNSTTGAFNPDRVAVYCKCEMPYNPDDLMVQCEDCSDWFHPACIEMTVEEAKRLDHFFCEICSSEHQKKLQNSHTVAGEPDKKVDTKRRRR, encoded by the exons ATGGCCAAACCAAAGGCGCCGAGACGGACCTTAGACTCCTATACAgtcaaacacatcaacaaagcCATCAAAG CCGGTGATTGCGTGCTGATGCGCCCGTCCGATCCGGGGAAGCCATCCTATGTGGCTAGGGTGGACCGGATCGAGTCGGATGGGCGTGGGGCCAACGTGAAAGTGCATGTGCGATGGTACTACCGGCCAGAAGAGTCGATCGGCGGACGGCGGCAGTTTCACGGCTCGAAGGAGGTCTTCCTCTCCGATCATCAGGACGTGCAGAGCGCTGACACAATTGAGGCCAAGTGTACAGTCCACAGCTTCAAGAGCTATACCAAGCTGGATGAAGTTGGCAACGAAGACTTTTTCTGTCGTTTCGAGTATAATTCTACTACTGGAGCCTTCAATCCCGATCGAGTTGCCGT CTATTGCAAATGTGAGATGCCTTACAACCCTGATGACCTAATGGTTCAGTGTGAAGATTGCAGTGACTG GTTCCATCCTGCTTGTATTGAAATGACTGTGGAGGAAGCCAAAAGACTTGATCACttcttttgtgaaatttgtTCTTCTGAACATCAAAAGAAGTTACAGAATTCTCATACCGTCGCCGGAGAGCCAGATAAAAAG GTGGATACAAAACGACGCCGGAGATGA
- the LOC120001905 gene encoding WD repeat-containing protein 13, with amino-acid sequence MAVDTIIMNGLTEEEDKSKNKNEEKKEEEEKKNVDPDLFVCLLQPVSADADPQYVGIRRLLLSRKAESGVYRRMDWRCNEKGYVAYRNYIRRPRNWENLHIPSHQSTPGNSGRWLPSSSPLSHLYEVESWSSSRDLPSSNLASGHRTSFSSSVSDSDHPRRQGVEPAYSFVGMHCIFDQCKAAVTVLKFGNMSSDLLAYGASDGTLTLCTVSEPASVIKQLKGHSKDVTDFDFSSNNQYIASSSLDKTVRIWELSKGLCIRVIYAVSSQLCIRFHPVNNNFLSVGNANKEITVFNFSTGRIINKSVFDNEITSMDHDHTGQLIFCGDAQGCIYSATMDSHTGALSRSHRHRSSSKRKSPVTTVQYRSFSLLAHGPVLLTCTQDGSLSYFSVALEIKGYLTPRCSLKLSPRLHTIQASFCPLLSLEKGEYIVSGSEDSNVYFYDLTRPRHTCVNKLQGHRFPVIGVAWNHGENLLASSDMYGIVIVWKRSKMS; translated from the exons atggCCGTTGATACAATCATCATGAATGGCTTAACAGAAGAAGAGGACAAGAGCAAAAACAAGAACgaggagaagaaggaagaggaagagaagaaaaatgtggATCCAGATTTGTTCGTTTGTTTGCTTCAACCTGTCAGTGCCGATGCTGATCCTCAGTATGTCGGCATCAGGCGTCTCCTTCTCTCTCGGAAAGCTGAGTCTGGTGTTTATCGCCGAATG GATTGGAGATGCAATGAAAAAGGCTATGTGGCATATCGTAATTACATTCGCAGGCCAAGAAATTGGGAAAATCTGCACATACCAAGCCACCAAAGCACTCCGGGGAATAG CGGACGATGGCTTCCATCTTCAAGTCCACTCTCCCATTTATATGAGGTGGAGAGCTGGAGTTCTAGCAGG GATCTACCAAGCAGCAATCTGGCTTCGGGTCACAGAACAAGCTTCAGCTCTAGCGTAAGTGATAGTGATCATCCTCGTCGTCAAGGAGTTGAACCTGCATATTCTTTTGTCGGAATGCATTGCATCTTTGACCAATGCAAAGCAGCTG TTACGGTGCTGAAGTTTGGGAACATGAGTTCTGATCTACTAGCATATGGGGCATCAGATGGAACCTTGACATTGTGTACTGTTTCTGAGCCAGCATCAGTTATCAAGCAGTTAAAAGGGCATTCTAAAGATGTCACAG ACTTTGACTTCTCATCGAATAATCAGTACATTGCATCATCATCCTTAGATAAAACTGTGCGAATATGGGAGTTATCAAAGGGCCTTTGCATTCGAGTCATATATGCAGTCTCTTCACAGTTGTGTATTCGCTTTCATCCT GTAAATAACAACTTCCTTTCGGTGGGCAATGCTAACAAAGAAATCACG GTTTTTAATTTCAGCACTGGGAGAATTATCAATAAGTCTGTCTTTGACAATGAGATTACTTCTATGGACCATGATCACACCGGGCAGCTTATTTTTTGTGGAGATGCGCAG GGGTGCATATACTCGGCAACTATGGATTCCCACACTGGTGCATTATCTCGTTCCCATCGCCATCGTAGTAGCAGCAAGCGTAAATCTCCTGTCACAACTGTCCAATACAGAAGTTTCTCTCTGCTTGCACATGGCCCCGTGTTGCTCACATGTACTCAAGATGGAAGTTTGTCTTACTTCAG TGTTGCGTTGGAAATAAAAGGTTATCTAACTCCTCGTTGCTCACTCAAGTTATCTCCACGGTTACACACTATCCAGGCTTCTTTCTGCCCTTTGCTTTCCCTGGAAAAAGGAGAATATATAG TTTCTGGAAGTGAGGATTCAAATGTCTACTTCTACGATTTAACTCGGCCGAGGCATACCTGTGTTAACAAACTACAG GGGCATCGTTTTCCGGTTATAGGTGTTGCCTGGAACCATGGGGAGAACTTGTTGGCTTCATCTGATATGTATGGCATCGTTATTGTATGGAAGAGATCCAAGATGAGTTAG
- the LOC120001906 gene encoding chromatin remodeling protein SHL-like isoform X3: MAKPKAPRRTLDSYTVKHINKAIKAGDCVLMRPSDPGKPSYVARVDRIESDGRGANVKVHVRWYYRPEESIGGRRQFHGSKEVFLSDHQDVQSADTIEAKCTVHSFKSYTKLDEVGNEDFFCRFEYNSTTGAFNPDRVAVYDAYCKCEMPYNPDDLMVQCEDCSDWFHPACIEMTVEEAKRLDHFFCEICSSEHQKKLQNSHTVAGEPDKKVQYD; encoded by the exons ATGGCCAAACCAAAGGCGCCGAGACGGACCTTAGACTCCTATACAgtcaaacacatcaacaaagcCATCAAAG CCGGTGATTGCGTGCTGATGCGCCCGTCCGATCCGGGGAAGCCATCCTATGTGGCTAGGGTGGACCGGATCGAGTCGGATGGGCGTGGGGCCAACGTGAAAGTGCATGTGCGATGGTACTACCGGCCAGAAGAGTCGATCGGCGGACGGCGGCAGTTTCACGGCTCGAAGGAGGTCTTCCTCTCCGATCATCAGGACGTGCAGAGCGCTGACACAATTGAGGCCAAGTGTACAGTCCACAGCTTCAAGAGCTATACCAAGCTGGATGAAGTTGGCAACGAAGACTTTTTCTGTCGTTTCGAGTATAATTCTACTACTGGAGCCTTCAATCCCGATCGAGTTGCCGTGTATGACGC CTATTGCAAATGTGAGATGCCTTACAACCCTGATGACCTAATGGTTCAGTGTGAAGATTGCAGTGACTG GTTCCATCCTGCTTGTATTGAAATGACTGTGGAGGAAGCCAAAAGACTTGATCACttcttttgtgaaatttgtTCTTCTGAACATCAAAAGAAGTTACAGAATTCTCATACCGTCGCCGGAGAGCCAGATAAAAAG GTACAATATGATTGA
- the LOC120001346 gene encoding PLASMODESMATA CALLOSE-BINDING PROTEIN 4-like, producing the protein MAVLVFLVLLLSLTGHSSASYCLCKDGVGDQALQKAIDYACGNGADCTPIVQNAPCYQPNTVKDHCNYAVNSYYQKKSQATGSCDFSGAATVSANPPTTAASGCSYPSSPGNTGTGTSTPTTTPTTGGSTAPPTGTSPSTTPTTGTTTPTTGTTTPTTGTTTPTTGTTPTPSVFGTGSTGLGPTGSGTGFTDPNGGVARISGSQFLYISLALWISALYLIWG; encoded by the exons ATGGctgttttagtgttcttggtgcTTCTCTTGTCCCTCACTGGCCATTCAA GTGCCTCTTACTGTTTGTGTAAAGATGGGGTAGGCGACCAAGCTCTTCAGAAGGCCATAGATTATGCTTGTGGTAATGGTGCTGACTGCACACCAATCGTTCAAAATGCTCCTTGTTATCAACCAAACACTGTGAAAGATCACTGCAATTATGCTGTCAACAGCTATTATCAAAAAAAGAGTCAGGCTACTGGAAGCTGTGATTTTTCTGGAGCTGCCACTGTTAGTGCCAATCCTCCCACCA CTGCTGCTTCTGGTTGTTCATATCCTTCAAGTCCAGG CAACACTGGGACAGGGACCTCAACACCAACCACAACTCCAACAACTGGTGGTTCCACAGCACCCCCAACAGGCACATCTCCATCAACTACACCAACAACTGGCACTACTACACCTACAACAGGCACTACTACGCCAACAACAGGCACTACCACACCAACAACTGGCACAACTCCAACTCCTTCAGTGTTTGGCACTGGAAGCACTGGACTTGGACCTACTGGTAGTGGGACTGGCTTCACTGACCCTAATGGTGGTGTGGCTCGCATTTCAGGTTCACAGTTCTTGTACATTTCTTTGGCTCTATGGATCTCTGCCCTATACCTCATCTGGGGCTGA
- the LOC120001904 gene encoding pentatricopeptide repeat-containing protein At1g26460, mitochondrial-like, giving the protein MASQVVILARTKTLIRALNSSKSISTFTFLSQEPQLAEASLPDPQPSPLPPNPATGSPLYNENWRNAAPNNPSLAQTLVPLGFLNQTPASRLHALSTTLDVQSMMNLFADWMTQQRWPDMQQLFEHWIRSLDKNGKPNKPDVNLYNHYLRANLMIGARAADLLDLVAQMEEFAITPNTASFNFVLKAMCRDRETEAAEKLLERMLEAGNESLPDFESYNLVVEMFFETDQIDAALKYIDMILKSGYMLSINIFHLCVRRCVNQGRLDTLVSVIEKCKTMDQNKALIPSWPMCNDIADAAMLADNSKLAFYALEFMARWIGRCETARPPLMLSVEEGMVVSALATAGRTYNSTLLDASWAILRRSLRQKKDPNPESYLGKIYALASLGNLQRAFSTMHEFETAHGNSKEAEDLFSPFTSLYPLVVACSKKGFETLDSVYYQLEILSRGDPPYKSVAALNCIILGCANIWDLDRAYQTFDAISSSFGLTPDIHSYNCLMCAFGRLKKTFEASRVFEHLVSKGVKPNAMTYTLLVDAHLINRDAKAALSVIDEMITAGFNPSKETLKKVRRRCIREMDYESNDKVDSLARKFKIRMGTETRRDMMFNIQYATEYPS; this is encoded by the exons ATGGCATCTCAGGTGGTGATCCTCGCACGCACCAAAACACTAATCCGAGCTCTAAATTCCTCCAAGTCTATATCCACTTTCACATTTCTCTCCCAAGAGCCACAACTCGCCGAGGCGAGTCTCCCTGATCCTCAGCCCTCTCCTTTACCTCCGAACCCTGCGACGGGTAGCCCTCTTTACAATGAGAACTGGAGGAACGCTGCGCCAAACAACCCATCTCTGGCCCAAACTTTGGTCCCTTTGGGGTTTCTCAATCAAACTCCCGCCTCTCGTCTCCATGCTCTGTCGACCACTCTAGATGTGCAATCTATGATGAATTTGTTTGCTGATTGGATGACACAGCAGCGGTGGCCGGATATGCAGCAGCTGTTTGAGCATTGGATAAGGTCGCTGGACAAGAACGGGAAGCCGAACAAACCTGATGTTAACTTGTATAATCATTATTTGAGGGCCAATTTGATGATTGGTGCGAGGGCAGCGGATCTGTTGGATTTGGTGGCGCAGATGGAAGAATTTGCTATCACGCCTAACACTgcttcttttaatttcgtgtTGAAAGCCATGTGTCGGGACAGGGAGACCGAGGCTGCTGAGAAGTTGCTTGAAAG GATGTTGGAGGCAGGAAACGAATCTCTACCCGATTTTGAGTCATATAACTTGGTTGTGGAAATGTTTTTTGAGACGGACCAGATTGATGCAGCtttaaaatatatagatatgatTCTCAAATCTGGTTATATGTTATCAATCAACATATTTCATTTATGCGTGAGACGCTGTGTCAACCAGGGCAGACTGGATACATTGGTGTCTGTCATTGAGAAGTGTAAG ACAATGGATCAAAACAAAGCTCTCATTCCATCTTGGCCCATGTGCAACGATATTGCTGATGCTGCAATGCTGGCTGATAACAGCAAATTGGCATTTTATGCCCTGGAATTTATGGCAAGATGGATTGGACGGTGTGAGACTGCAAGGCCCCCCCTTATGCTTTCTGTAGAGGAAGGAATGGTTGTGTCTGCACTGGCGACTGCAGGGAGGACCTATAATTCCACTCTCTTAGATGCATCATGGGCAATTTTGCGACGCTCATTGCGTCAAAAAAAGGATCCTAACCCAGAATCTTATCTTGGGAAGATATATGCCCTTGCATCATTGGGGAATCTTCAGAGAGCGTTTAGTACTATGCATGAGTTTGAGACTGCCCATGGAAACTCCAAAGAAGCAGAAGACCTGTTCTCTCCATTCACATCCTTGTATCCATTGGTTGTTGCATGTTCCAAGAAGGGCTTTGAGACTTTGGACTCA GTGTATTATCAGCTGGAGATTTTGAGTCGTGGAGATCCTCCTTACAAGTCTGTTGCTGCTCTAAATTGTATAATTTTAGGTTGTGCAAACATATGGGACCTTGACCGAGCCTACCAAACTTTTGACGCAATTAGTTCTTCATTTGGATTGACTCCTGATATTCATTCATATAATTGTCTGATGTGTGCCTTTGGAAGGCTCAAGAAG ACATTTGAAGCTTCGAGGGTGTTTGAGCACTTAGTAAGTAAGGGTGTCAAACCCAATGCCATGACATATACATTGCTTGTTGATGCTCATCTCATCAACCGAGATGCAAAAGCTGCTCTCTCTGTGATTGACGAGATG ATAACTGCAGGATTCAACCCTAGTAAAGAAACACTGAAGAAAGTCAGAAGACGTTGTATACGGGAGATGGATTATGAAAGTAATGACAAAGTAGATTCCCTTGCTCGAAAGTTTAAGATTCGAATGGGGACAGAGACTCGAAGAGATATGATGTTTAATATTCAGTACGCCACCGAATATCCTTCATAG
- the LOC120001906 gene encoding chromatin remodeling protein SHL-like isoform X1: MAKPKAPRRTLDSYTVKHINKAIKAGDCVLMRPSDPGKPSYVARVDRIESDGRGANVKVHVRWYYRPEESIGGRRQFHGSKEVFLSDHQDVQSADTIEAKCTVHSFKSYTKLDEVGNEDFFCRFEYNSTTGAFNPDRVAVYDAYCKCEMPYNPDDLMVQCEDCSDWFHPACIEMTVEEAKRLDHFFCEICSSEHQKKLQNSHTVAGEPDKKVDTKRRRR, encoded by the exons ATGGCCAAACCAAAGGCGCCGAGACGGACCTTAGACTCCTATACAgtcaaacacatcaacaaagcCATCAAAG CCGGTGATTGCGTGCTGATGCGCCCGTCCGATCCGGGGAAGCCATCCTATGTGGCTAGGGTGGACCGGATCGAGTCGGATGGGCGTGGGGCCAACGTGAAAGTGCATGTGCGATGGTACTACCGGCCAGAAGAGTCGATCGGCGGACGGCGGCAGTTTCACGGCTCGAAGGAGGTCTTCCTCTCCGATCATCAGGACGTGCAGAGCGCTGACACAATTGAGGCCAAGTGTACAGTCCACAGCTTCAAGAGCTATACCAAGCTGGATGAAGTTGGCAACGAAGACTTTTTCTGTCGTTTCGAGTATAATTCTACTACTGGAGCCTTCAATCCCGATCGAGTTGCCGTGTATGACGC CTATTGCAAATGTGAGATGCCTTACAACCCTGATGACCTAATGGTTCAGTGTGAAGATTGCAGTGACTG GTTCCATCCTGCTTGTATTGAAATGACTGTGGAGGAAGCCAAAAGACTTGATCACttcttttgtgaaatttgtTCTTCTGAACATCAAAAGAAGTTACAGAATTCTCATACCGTCGCCGGAGAGCCAGATAAAAAG GTGGATACAAAACGACGCCGGAGATGA